From one Streptomyces spiramyceticus genomic stretch:
- a CDS encoding dynamin family protein produces MDARPQLIDALSALRDRVAAVRLPLPLPGAPRARQARVELLAQLDDYLMPRLKQPEAPLLAVIGGSTGAGKSTLVNSLVGRRVSEAGVLRPTTRTPVLVCHPDDQQWFSELRVLPQLTRVSVPPGGEKRAQRADWARAEAEGRALRVETVATLPRGLALLDAPDIDSLVARNRELAAELICAADVWVMVTTASRYADAVPWHLLRTAKEYDATLVTVLDRVPHQVVAEVSQQYGALLTKAGLGDVPRFTIPELPESAGGGGLLPSTAVAPLRAWLAHRVHDPAARQQAVGRTASGVFGSLNTRMPELASAVAAQYAASVRLTTAVEEAYEKEGARVRRRLQSGAVLAGDALTRWRGYPLDSNACELLDSLTGSLTALLECAVAAAEEHVHQAWAREPAAGGVELGATDMEAGERIGMAVRRWRRVLEELAEEEVRDMERPPAPDPETVAALLAATLLGGRRTRSAGERLAERIGAVSATRLRDKGGELLMTYIDGVLNAERDFRLAPLDALEVTPEPQAELIAALSVLQKEK; encoded by the coding sequence TTGGACGCACGGCCTCAGCTGATCGACGCACTCTCCGCCCTGCGCGACCGTGTCGCCGCCGTGCGCCTGCCGCTCCCTCTTCCGGGGGCTCCGCGTGCGCGGCAGGCGCGGGTCGAGCTGCTGGCGCAGCTCGACGACTATCTGATGCCCCGGCTCAAACAGCCCGAGGCACCGCTGCTCGCCGTCATCGGCGGGTCCACCGGCGCCGGCAAGTCGACGCTCGTCAACTCCCTGGTGGGCAGGCGCGTCAGCGAAGCCGGCGTGCTGCGGCCCACGACACGGACGCCCGTGCTCGTATGCCATCCGGACGATCAGCAGTGGTTCTCGGAATTGCGCGTGCTGCCGCAGCTCACGCGCGTATCGGTGCCTCCGGGCGGCGAGAAGAGGGCTCAGCGGGCCGACTGGGCGCGGGCCGAGGCCGAGGGGCGTGCGCTGCGGGTGGAGACCGTGGCGACGCTGCCGCGCGGGCTCGCGCTGCTCGACGCGCCCGACATCGATTCCCTCGTTGCGCGCAATCGCGAACTGGCCGCCGAACTGATCTGCGCCGCCGACGTATGGGTGATGGTGACCACCGCCAGCCGGTACGCCGACGCCGTCCCGTGGCATCTGCTCCGTACCGCAAAGGAGTACGACGCCACCCTCGTCACCGTCCTCGACCGGGTGCCCCACCAGGTCGTCGCCGAGGTGTCGCAGCAGTACGGGGCGCTGCTCACCAAGGCCGGGCTCGGTGACGTGCCCCGGTTCACCATCCCCGAGCTGCCCGAATCCGCCGGCGGCGGCGGGCTCCTGCCGTCCACCGCCGTCGCGCCGCTGCGCGCCTGGCTGGCGCACCGGGTGCACGACCCGGCGGCCAGACAGCAGGCCGTGGGCCGTACCGCCTCGGGGGTCTTCGGCTCCCTCAACACCCGGATGCCCGAGCTCGCCTCGGCCGTCGCCGCGCAGTACGCCGCCTCTGTGCGGCTCACGACGGCCGTGGAGGAGGCGTACGAGAAGGAGGGCGCTCGGGTACGCCGAAGGCTCCAGAGCGGCGCTGTACTGGCCGGAGACGCCCTCACGCGCTGGCGCGGCTACCCGCTGGACAGCAACGCCTGCGAGCTCCTCGACTCGCTCACCGGGAGCCTCACCGCGCTCCTGGAGTGCGCCGTGGCCGCCGCCGAAGAGCACGTCCACCAGGCGTGGGCGCGAGAGCCCGCGGCGGGCGGGGTGGAGCTCGGCGCCACCGACATGGAGGCGGGCGAGCGGATCGGGATGGCCGTACGGCGCTGGCGCCGGGTGCTCGAAGAGCTGGCCGAGGAAGAGGTACGGGACATGGAGCGGCCACCCGCCCCCGACCCCGAGACCGTCGCGGCGCTCCTCGCGGCCACCCTGCTGGGCGGGCGGCGGACGCGCAGCGCCGGGGAACGGCTGGCCGAGCGGATCGGTGCCGTCAGCGCGACGCGGCTGCGCGACAAGGGCGGGGAACTGCTCATGACGTACATCGACGGCGTACTGAATGCCGAACGGGACTTCCGGCTCGCGCCGCTCGACGCCCTCGAAGTGACTCCGGAGCCGCAGGCCGAGCTGATCGCCGCGCTCTCCGTACTGCAGAAGGAGAAGTGA